In Paenibacillus sonchi, the genomic stretch CGCTACACTTCTTTCTGGAATTTCTATTTCTGCACTGGGTTAAATCTGCGCTGCATTATTCATCATCCAACCTAATTGATCACATGCTTCAATACCCATAAGTCAAGGAGGCTCTTCCATGAAGAAAAAAGAAATGGTAGCCATGCTATTAGCGGGAGGCCAAGGGAAAAGGTTGAAGGGGCTGACCAAATCGCTTGCCAAGCCCGCTGTCTATTTTGGGGGAACCTACCGGATTATTGATTTCCCTCTGAGCAACTGCTCCAATTCGGGGATTGATACCGTAGGCGTACTGACGCAGTATGAGCCGCTTGTGCTGCATTCTTACATTGGGGTAGGCAGCGACTGGGATTTGAACCGCAAGGATGGCGGGGTATTCGTATTGCCGCCGCATGAACGGGAGAACGGGAGCAGCTGGTACCGGGGGACGGCGGATGCGATTTACCGCAACCTGAAATTTGTGGATCAATTTGATCCGGAGCATGTGCTGATTTTGTCCGGCGACCATATCTACAAGATGGATTATCACGCTATGCTGCAGTACCACAAGGCCAGAAATGCCGACTGCACCATATCGGTCATCGACGTTCCGCTGGAGGAGGCCAGCCGTTTTGGCATCCTTAATACGGAGGAGGATCTCAAGATCTACGAGTTCGATGAGAAGCCGGCCAAACCGAAGAGCACGCTGGCTTCCATGGGAGTCTACATCTTCAAATGGGAGGTGCTCCGCAAGCATCTGTTAGAGGATGGGGAAAACTCCGGCTCGTCCCATGATTTTGGCAAAGATATCATTCCGCTTATGCTGGCGGACGGCCAGTCCTTATATGCGTACCCTTTTGAAGGGTATTGGAGGGATGTAGGTACGGTTGCCAGCCTGTGGGAAGCGAACATGGA encodes the following:
- a CDS encoding glucose-1-phosphate adenylyltransferase, coding for MKKKEMVAMLLAGGQGKRLKGLTKSLAKPAVYFGGTYRIIDFPLSNCSNSGIDTVGVLTQYEPLVLHSYIGVGSDWDLNRKDGGVFVLPPHERENGSSWYRGTADAIYRNLKFVDQFDPEHVLILSGDHIYKMDYHAMLQYHKARNADCTISVIDVPLEEASRFGILNTEEDLKIYEFDEKPAKPKSTLASMGVYIFKWEVLRKHLLEDGENSGSSHDFGKDIIPLMLADGQSLYAYPFEGYWRDVGTVASLWEANMDLLSDTPPLNLNDPDWRIFTRNPNQPAQYVAPGAKVSGCIINEGCIVHGEVKHSVLFYGVEVGEGSVITDSVIMPKVKIGKNVKIHKAIISENTVIEDYMEIGIERENEDEILLIDNRSKKRQSVAAKTI